The Daucus carota subsp. sativus chromosome 9, DH1 v3.0, whole genome shotgun sequence genome window below encodes:
- the LOC108200454 gene encoding protein LIM1 — protein sequence MGKLVDTSALFSVLMVVLVLAGSVQQSSGRTCGNTFFSSLIQMIPCRAAVAPFSPISPSPACCAAIKALGQPCLCVLINGPQISGVDRNMALQLPDKCTANFEPCEILKK from the exons ATGGGAAAGCTTGTCGACACAAGTGCATTATTTTCAGTACTAATGGTGGTGTTGGTGCTGGCAGGATCAGTGCAGCAGAGCAGCGGACGTACGTGTGGGAACACATTCTTCTCATCATTGATTCAGATGATTCCATGTCGTGCAGCAGTCGCCCCCTTCAGCCCCATATCACCAAGTCCAGCTTGCTGTGCTGCCATCAAAGCACTCGGACAGCCTTGTCTATGTGTGCTTATCAACGGCCCTCAGATATCTGGTGTTGATCGGAACATGGCATTGCAGCTACCTGACAAATGCACTGCTAATTTTGAACCAT GTGAGATTTTGAAGAAATGA
- the LOC108200532 gene encoding uncharacterized protein LOC108200532 yields the protein MIGVGKTKQYANVLDRPISKGKQEVSLSAFAFLFSELVQYNQTQVDNIAELERRLEDAGYAVGARVLELLCHREKGNRRETRLLGILSFVHSTVWKVLFGKVADSLEKGTEHEDEYMISEKELLVNRFISVPKDMGTFNCGAFVAGIVRGVLDGAGFPAVVTAHFVPVDGQQRPRTTILIKFAEEVLVREARLG from the exons ATGATCGGAGTCGGCAAGACCAAACAATACGCTAACGTCCTCGACAGACCTATCAGCAAAGGCAAACAAGAG GTCAGTTTGAGTGCGTTTGCGTTTTTGTTTTCGGAGCTGGTTCAGTACAATCAGACTCAAGTTGATAATATTGCGGAATTGGAGCGGAG GTTGGAGGATGCAGGATATGCTGTAGGGGCACGTGTTTTGGAACTTCTTTGTCACAGAGAGAAG GGAAATAGAAGGGAGACACGCTTATTGGGTATATTGTCTTTTGTGCACAGTACAGTATGGAAGGTGTTGTTTGGAAAG GTAGCTGACTCTCTTGAGAAAGGCACTGAACATGAAGATGAATACATGATTAGCGAAAAGGAGCTCCTTGTGAATAG GTTTATTTCAGTACCAAAAGATATGGGAACATTTAATTGCGGGGCTTTTGTAGCAGGAATAGTGAGG GGTGTTCTGGATGGTGCAGGGTTTCCTGCTGTAGTAACAGCCCATTTTGTACCAGTGGACGGGCAGCAACGACCTCGAACAActattttaataaagtttgcTGAAGAG GTACTAGTAAGAGAAGCAAGATTAGGATGA
- the LOC108203166 gene encoding thaumatin-like protein yields MGFSHLLLLLLFFLGVDGTTFILKNNCGATIWPGILTSYQAPALMNGGLELKAGESQNISAPDNWSGKFWARDGCSFDSQGMGKCYVGDCGGTLHCEGKDGDAPASAAEFVLGSDSDSYDISLVNGYNMEVSIEPVGGDGNCSKISCSVDLNQCPQQMQFKAQGKVVACMTPCLIFNNPMACCTGEFSDPEKCQANSYTEVFKSSCPLAYNFAFDDATKSYTCSGANYVVSFC; encoded by the exons ATGGGTTTTTCACATCTCTTGCTTCTTTTACTCTTTTTCTTAG GCGTTGATGGTACAACATTTATATTAAAGAACAATTGTGGAGCAACTATATGGCCCGGAATCCTGACAAGCTACCAAGCTCCAGCCCTGATGAATGGCGGTCTCGAGCTCAAAGCAGGGGAATCACAAAACATATCAGCCCCTGACAACTGGTCAGGCAAATTCTGGGCACGTGATGGCTGCAGCTTCGACAGTCAAGGCATGGGGAAATGCTACGTGGGAGACTGCGGTGGCACCTTACACTGTGAAGGAAAAGACGGAGACGCCCCAGCGTCAGCAGCTGAATTTGTTCTAGGTTCTGACAGCGATTCGTATGATATTAGCCTTGTGAATGGCTACAACATGGAGGTATCCATCGAGCCAGTTGGCGGGGATGGAAATTGTAGCAAAATCTCATGCAGTGTTGATCTGAACCAGTGTCCACAACAGATGCAGTTTAAAGCTCAGGGAAAAGTGGTGGCTTGCATGACTCCCTGTCTGATTTTTAACAATCCTATGGCTTGTTGTACTGGGGAATTTAGTGATCCTGAGAAGTGTCAGGCAAATAGTTATACTGAAGTGTTCAAGTCTAGTTGTCCTTTGGCATACAACTTTGCCTTTGATGATGCTACCAAATCTTATACCTGCAGTGGAGCTAATTATGTGGTTTCATTTTGTTAA
- the LOC108201240 gene encoding uncharacterized protein LOC108201240 produces MSKKWQKLIWATAEDLARNKGRVLSLYRQILRSLNSPNLPLNLAARLSKKAEVRAIFMVAAEERPHSIITYPSSTDMITAEWAMA; encoded by the exons ATGAGCAAA AAATGGCAAAAGCTGATATGGGCAACAGCTGAAGATTTGGCTAGGAATAAAGGTCGGGTTCTGTCATTGTATCGCCAGATATTGAGGAGCCTAAACTCACCCAATTTGCCACTGAACTTGGCGGCTCGATTATCTAAGAAAGCAGAGGTCCGTGCCATCTTTATGGTGGCTGCTGAGGAACGACCACACAGCATCATAACATATCCCAGCTCGACT GACATGATCACAGCAGAATGGGCTATGGCTTAA